From a region of the Paraburkholderia hospita genome:
- the hisH gene encoding imidazole glycerol phosphate synthase subunit HisH, with translation MKTSIAIVDYGMGNLRSVAQALKKAAPEADVAIVDKPEAIRAADRVVLPGQGAMPDCMRSLGESGLQEAVVEASRSKPLMGVCVGEQMLFDWSAEGATKGLGLLPGKVVRFDLEGQLQDDGSRFKVPQMGWNRVRQTQPHPLWDGVADNAFFYFVHSYYVVPEIAAHTSGETVYGVPFTSAVARDNIFATQFHPEKSADAGLRVYRNFVDWNP, from the coding sequence ATGAAAACTTCGATTGCGATTGTGGATTACGGAATGGGCAACCTGCGCTCGGTCGCCCAGGCGTTGAAGAAAGCCGCGCCGGAAGCGGACGTGGCGATCGTCGACAAGCCCGAAGCGATCCGCGCGGCGGACCGCGTGGTGCTGCCGGGCCAGGGCGCGATGCCCGACTGCATGCGCTCGCTCGGCGAATCCGGCTTGCAGGAAGCCGTCGTCGAAGCGTCGCGCAGCAAGCCGCTGATGGGCGTGTGCGTCGGCGAGCAGATGCTGTTCGACTGGAGCGCGGAAGGCGCTACGAAGGGCCTGGGCCTGTTGCCCGGCAAGGTGGTGCGCTTCGATCTGGAAGGCCAGCTGCAGGACGACGGCTCGCGCTTTAAGGTGCCGCAGATGGGCTGGAACCGTGTCCGTCAGACGCAGCCGCACCCGTTGTGGGACGGCGTCGCCGACAACGCGTTCTTCTACTTTGTGCACAGCTATTACGTCGTGCCGGAAATCGCCGCGCATACGTCGGGCGAAACCGTGTACGGCGTGCCCTTTACCTCGGCAGTGGCGCGGGATAACATTTTTGCGACCCAATTCCACCCGGAAAAGAGCGCCGACGCGGGCTTGCGCGTGTATCGCAACTTCGTGGACTGGAATCCCTGA
- the hisA gene encoding 1-(5-phosphoribosyl)-5-[(5-phosphoribosylamino)methylideneamino]imidazole-4-carboxamide isomerase, protein MLLIPAIDLKDGQCVRLKQGDMDQATIFHEEPAVMARHWVDRGARRLHLVDLNGAFAGKPKNEDAIRAIIEEVGGEIPVQLGGGIRDLNTIERYLDDGLEYVIIGTAAVKNPGFLLEACTAFGGHIIVGLDAKDGKVATDGWSKLTGHEVVDLARKFEDYGCESIIYTDIGRDGMLQGINIEATVRLARAVKIPVIASGGLSNMGDIDALCEVEAEGIEGVICGRAIYSGDLDFAAAQTHADRLRESDDA, encoded by the coding sequence ATGCTGCTGATCCCCGCCATCGACCTGAAAGACGGTCAGTGTGTACGCCTCAAACAGGGCGATATGGACCAGGCGACGATTTTCCACGAGGAACCGGCGGTGATGGCCCGACATTGGGTCGACCGCGGCGCGCGGCGCCTGCACCTCGTCGACCTGAACGGCGCATTCGCCGGCAAGCCGAAGAACGAAGACGCGATTCGCGCGATCATCGAAGAAGTCGGCGGCGAGATTCCCGTGCAACTGGGCGGCGGCATCCGCGACCTGAACACGATCGAGCGCTATCTGGACGACGGCCTCGAGTACGTGATCATCGGCACGGCGGCCGTGAAGAACCCCGGCTTCCTGCTCGAAGCGTGCACGGCGTTCGGCGGGCATATCATCGTCGGCCTCGATGCGAAAGACGGCAAGGTCGCCACCGACGGCTGGAGCAAGCTGACGGGCCACGAAGTGGTGGACCTCGCGCGCAAGTTCGAGGACTACGGTTGCGAGTCGATCATCTACACGGACATCGGCCGCGACGGCATGCTTCAGGGCATCAACATCGAGGCGACGGTGCGCCTCGCGCGCGCGGTGAAGATTCCCGTGATCGCGAGCGGCGGCCTGTCGAACATGGGCGATATCGACGCGCTGTGCGAAGTGGAAGCCGAGGGGATCGAAGGCGTGATCTGCGGCCGCGCGATCTATTCGGGCGACCTGGACTTTGCCGCGGCGCAGACGCACGCGGACCGCTTGCGCGAATCGGACGACGCCTGA
- a CDS encoding MarC family protein: MDTIKSFISLLALINPVGAIPFFLSLTSQLSPAEQRRTIRVTSISVFCVITVSTLLGQQIIRFFGISIGALEVGGGIIMLLMSISMLNAQVGNARSTPEERHEAEMKDNIAVVPLAIPLLTGPGSISTVLVYSASYPHWYERITLIGIGAVIAALCFGSLSLAEPIARWVGRTGINIGTRLMGLMLSALAVEFIVNGLKALLPNLK, translated from the coding sequence ATGGACACCATCAAGTCGTTTATTTCGCTGCTGGCGTTGATCAACCCGGTCGGCGCGATACCGTTCTTTCTGAGCCTGACGTCGCAGCTGTCGCCCGCTGAACAGCGCCGCACGATCCGTGTCACGTCGATTTCGGTGTTCTGCGTGATTACGGTGAGCACGTTGCTCGGGCAGCAGATCATCCGCTTCTTCGGCATTTCGATCGGCGCGCTCGAAGTGGGCGGCGGCATCATCATGCTGCTGATGTCGATCAGCATGCTGAACGCGCAGGTCGGCAATGCACGCTCGACGCCGGAAGAGCGTCACGAGGCGGAGATGAAGGACAACATCGCCGTCGTGCCGCTGGCGATTCCGCTGCTGACGGGGCCGGGCTCTATCAGTACTGTCCTAGTCTATTCGGCCAGCTATCCTCATTGGTACGAGCGGATTACTCTGATTGGCATCGGCGCTGTGATTGCGGCGCTCTGTTTCGGATCGCTGAGTCTTGCTGAACCGATTGCCCGCTGGGTCGGTCGGACGGGAATCAACATCGGCACGCGGTTGATGGGTTTGATGTTGTCGGCGCTGGCGGTGGAGTTCATCGTCAACGGATTGAAGGCGTTGCTGCCTAACTTGAAATGA
- the hisB gene encoding imidazoleglycerol-phosphate dehydratase HisB → MRLAEVVRNTSETQIRVKINLDGTGQQKLATGVPFLDHMLDQIARHGLIDLDIESHGDTHIDDHHTVEDVGITLGQAVAKAVGDKKGIRRYGHSYVPLDEALSRVVIDFSGRPGLEFHVPFTRARIGTFDVDLSIEFFRGFVNHAGVTLHIDNLRGLNAHHQMETVFKAFGRALRMAVELDERAAGQIPSTKGSL, encoded by the coding sequence ATGCGCCTTGCGGAAGTCGTTCGCAACACCAGCGAAACGCAGATCCGTGTGAAGATCAACCTGGACGGCACCGGTCAGCAGAAGCTGGCCACGGGCGTGCCGTTCCTCGATCACATGCTCGACCAGATTGCCCGCCACGGGCTGATCGATCTGGACATCGAGTCGCATGGCGATACGCATATCGACGACCACCATACCGTCGAAGACGTCGGCATTACGCTGGGCCAGGCTGTTGCGAAGGCCGTCGGCGACAAGAAGGGCATTCGCCGCTACGGTCATTCGTACGTGCCGCTCGATGAAGCGCTGTCGCGCGTCGTGATCGATTTTTCCGGCCGGCCGGGCCTCGAATTCCACGTACCGTTCACGCGTGCGCGTATCGGCACGTTCGACGTCGATCTCTCCATCGAATTTTTCCGCGGCTTCGTCAATCATGCGGGTGTCACGCTGCATATCGACAACCTGCGCGGCCTGAACGCGCATCATCAGATGGAAACGGTGTTCAAGGCGTTCGGCCGCGCGTTGCGCATGGCCGTCGAACTGGACGAGCGCGCGGCGGGGCAAATTCCGTCGACCAAGGGCAGTCTCTGA
- the hisF gene encoding imidazole glycerol phosphate synthase subunit HisF — MALAKRIIPCLDVTAGRVVKGVNFVELRDAGDPVEIARRYDEQGADELTFLDITATSDQRDLILPIIEAVASQVFIPLTVGGGVRAVEDVRRLLNAGADKVSMNSSAVANPQLVRDSTDKYGSQCIVVAIDAKRVSADGETPRWEVFTHGGRKNTGLDAVQWARKMAELGAGEILLTSMDRDGTKSGFDIALTRAVSDAVSIPVIASGGVGSLQHLADGIKDGRADAVLAASIFHYGEHTVGECKRFMADQGISVRL, encoded by the coding sequence ATGGCTTTAGCTAAACGCATCATTCCCTGTCTGGACGTCACGGCTGGCCGCGTGGTCAAGGGCGTCAACTTCGTCGAGTTGCGCGACGCGGGAGACCCCGTCGAAATCGCGCGTCGCTACGACGAGCAGGGCGCGGACGAACTCACGTTCCTCGATATCACCGCCACGTCAGACCAGCGCGACCTGATTCTACCGATCATCGAAGCGGTGGCTTCGCAGGTGTTCATTCCGCTGACCGTCGGCGGCGGCGTGCGCGCCGTCGAAGACGTGCGGCGTCTGCTGAACGCGGGCGCGGACAAGGTCAGCATGAATTCGTCGGCGGTGGCGAATCCGCAGCTCGTACGCGATTCGACCGATAAATACGGCTCGCAGTGCATCGTCGTCGCGATCGACGCGAAGCGCGTGTCGGCCGATGGCGAAACGCCGCGCTGGGAAGTCTTCACGCACGGCGGCCGCAAGAATACGGGCCTCGATGCCGTCCAATGGGCGCGCAAGATGGCCGAACTGGGTGCGGGCGAAATCCTGCTGACCAGCATGGACCGCGACGGCACGAAGAGCGGATTCGACATTGCACTGACGCGCGCCGTGTCGGACGCGGTGTCCATTCCCGTGATCGCGTCGGGCGGCGTCGGTTCGTTGCAGCATCTGGCCGACGGCATCAAGGACGGCCGCGCGGACGCCGTGCTGGCCGCGAGCATCTTCCACTATGGCGAGCACACGGTCGGCGAGTGCAAGCGCTTCATGGCCGATCAGGGCATTTCGGTGAGGTTGTAA